In Paenibacillus ihbetae, the following are encoded in one genomic region:
- a CDS encoding response regulator transcription factor codes for MLKVLLVDDEAPILNNLNRVLPWEEMGMKVIGLARSGTEALEIAEQYTPDLILSDIRMPVMDGLTFISKIREEGSRAEIILLTGYQEFEYAREAIKLGVKDYISKPIHYGELEDKVRGIGEEIRKKRAKEKYYSTVSLIDDVPGPETAKKTPEQLVASALEYINTNMGQDLGIEELSEHLGISSSYFCLLFKNHVGLTFVEYLTKQRMEAAKFLLVNSDKNIAQIGSFVGYHERRYFTKVFQKATGMTPSEFREMSGKATV; via the coding sequence GTGTTGAAGGTATTATTGGTCGATGACGAGGCTCCGATCTTGAACAATCTGAACAGGGTGCTCCCATGGGAAGAGATGGGCATGAAGGTGATCGGTTTGGCCCGCAGCGGGACGGAAGCATTGGAGATCGCTGAACAGTATACGCCGGATCTGATTCTGTCGGATATACGGATGCCCGTCATGGACGGCCTGACATTCATTTCGAAAATCCGGGAGGAGGGGAGCCGCGCGGAAATCATCCTGCTTACCGGCTATCAGGAATTCGAGTATGCCAGGGAAGCGATAAAGCTCGGCGTCAAGGATTATATCAGCAAACCGATCCATTATGGCGAGCTTGAGGATAAGGTGCGCGGGATCGGGGAGGAGATTCGCAAGAAGAGGGCGAAAGAGAAGTATTACAGCACCGTTTCGCTGATCGATGATGTCCCGGGGCCGGAAACCGCCAAGAAGACGCCCGAGCAGCTGGTTGCTTCCGCCTTGGAATATATCAATACCAACATGGGACAGGATCTGGGCATTGAAGAGCTCTCGGAGCATTTGGGCATCAGCTCGAGTTACTTTTGCCTGCTGTTCAAGAATCATGTCGGGTTGACCTTTGTCGAATATTTGACGAAGCAGCGGATGGAGGCGGCGAAGTTCCTCCTCGTGAACAGTGATAAGAACATTGCGCAGATCGGTTCCTTTGTCGGTTATCATGAACGGCGCTATTTCACGAAGGTGTTTCAGAAAGCGACCGGCATGACCCCGTCCGAATTCCGGGAAATGTCCGGCAAAGCAACGGTATGA
- a CDS encoding carbohydrate ABC transporter permease produces MNKALRNPLIYILFVLPAFILFLAFFIYPIYTAIDNSFTSWNGISKDVKYIGFDNYAAAMSDIAFWKSVKNNVYFILFSCFVQVPLIVIFSLLIANVKRLKGLYKTAVFAPSIMSTAVIGILWGFIYNPDFGLMNQILGLFGVEPIYWLSDKNWAMLSILITNAWQWTGFYIVMVLAAIISIPKELDEAAAIDGATGWQRAMKITLPLVMPIISVVIMLSIAGAMKAADIILVMTKGGPAGSTDVMATYMIRYAITSFKHGFGNSIAVLIFVFTMIITALYQVLIARRNERIEY; encoded by the coding sequence ATGAATAAAGCGCTGAGAAATCCTCTGATCTACATTTTGTTTGTGCTGCCGGCGTTCATTCTGTTCCTGGCATTTTTCATTTACCCGATCTATACGGCAATTGACAACAGCTTTACGAGCTGGAACGGCATTTCCAAGGACGTGAAATATATCGGATTTGACAACTATGCTGCGGCCATGTCGGATATCGCGTTCTGGAAATCGGTTAAAAACAACGTCTATTTCATTCTTTTCTCATGCTTCGTCCAGGTTCCGCTGATCGTCATCTTCTCGCTCCTTATCGCCAATGTGAAGCGGCTGAAGGGTCTGTACAAAACCGCCGTATTCGCCCCGTCGATCATGTCGACGGCCGTCATCGGCATTTTATGGGGCTTCATTTATAATCCGGACTTCGGCTTGATGAATCAAATCCTCGGGCTGTTTGGTGTGGAGCCGATCTATTGGCTGTCGGACAAAAACTGGGCGATGCTCTCGATCTTGATCACAAACGCTTGGCAGTGGACCGGCTTTTACATTGTGATGGTGCTGGCCGCGATCATCTCCATTCCCAAGGAGCTGGATGAGGCAGCGGCAATCGACGGGGCCACCGGCTGGCAGCGAGCCATGAAAATTACGCTCCCTTTGGTTATGCCGATCATCTCCGTTGTCATCATGCTGTCGATCGCCGGGGCGATGAAAGCCGCCGATATTATTCTGGTAATGACCAAGGGCGGGCCGGCCGGCTCGACGGACGTCATGGCAACCTATATGATCCGTTACGCCATTACCAGCTTTAAGCACGGCTTCGGGAATTCGATTGCCGTTCTGATCTTCGTCTTTACGATGATCATTACCGCGCTCTATCAGGTACTGATCGCACGCCGCAACGAAAGGATTGAATACTAA
- a CDS encoding cache domain-containing sensor histidine kinase: MNLRNKLFTAFLGLIIIPLFLLGLFTFFITYNSIEEKYSQQAEYSLKAISYSILNVFKEMEYVTDNGIATSVFAMALNAKDPNDQNLIKESNAEQLKLNDRQRSFRNLLYNHPAISYAFLYHFNRESPPIPIFSKENFRTLPYDQFKGSPLYDEVVSLNGRPKWLAPHEFQELTGEEPVFTQIRLIKDVTTLRKLGILVVQIKKWEFEEIFRNLTIPNNLQNTSFMLVNNEGLVLFDPENSMDGQNIKQYMKHKFEFKQGYQSFKAKFNGKEHIVSIYHLNDYGWNLVSLTDWNSLSQEVTSFAKWFFVIMGVCLVTAIVFNRLFMNRITGTIAVIVRFMRRVEDGDLNARVEEKGEDELLLLSKGFNNLMKRINDLFVQVKKEQRQKTEAEMRVLQAQIKPHFLFNTLESINVLAIQNEGRKVSEMVYRLASILRISIQGKEEITLEEEIKHLQSYLEIQKFRFEDVFDYEIDIPKELMHSRILKLTLQPLVENSIQHGFEGISYKGLIRISAWKELGNVIIRVEDNGLGMTPEQLSMFEYMVHDDSMSQQAKLQNLKVNQERRGLGLRSVADRIRIQYGDYYGLFICSSRPGGTVIQCVIPNYDRGEGQRVEGIIGR; this comes from the coding sequence ATGAATCTGCGGAACAAATTGTTTACGGCTTTTTTGGGACTCATTATCATTCCGTTATTTTTGCTGGGCCTGTTTACTTTTTTTATCACCTATAACTCGATTGAGGAAAAATACAGCCAGCAAGCCGAATACTCGCTTAAAGCGATCAGCTACAGCATTCTGAACGTGTTCAAGGAGATGGAATACGTGACGGACAACGGGATTGCCACCTCGGTGTTCGCGATGGCGCTGAATGCGAAGGATCCGAACGATCAGAACCTGATCAAGGAGTCCAATGCGGAGCAGCTGAAACTGAATGACAGGCAGCGCAGCTTCCGGAATCTTCTATATAATCACCCTGCGATCAGCTACGCTTTTTTGTATCATTTCAACCGGGAGTCGCCGCCGATTCCGATCTTCAGCAAAGAAAATTTTCGAACGCTTCCGTATGACCAGTTTAAGGGCAGCCCGTTATATGATGAAGTGGTGTCGCTGAATGGAAGACCCAAGTGGCTTGCACCCCATGAATTTCAGGAGCTGACAGGCGAAGAGCCGGTTTTCACCCAGATCCGGTTGATCAAGGACGTGACCACGCTGCGCAAGCTCGGCATATTGGTCGTCCAGATCAAGAAATGGGAGTTCGAGGAAATCTTTCGCAATTTGACGATCCCTAACAATCTGCAAAACACCTCGTTCATGCTCGTAAATAATGAAGGATTGGTTCTGTTTGATCCGGAGAACAGCATGGACGGGCAAAATATCAAGCAATACATGAAGCATAAATTCGAGTTCAAGCAAGGCTACCAGAGCTTTAAGGCCAAGTTCAACGGGAAGGAGCACATCGTCTCCATTTACCATCTGAATGATTACGGCTGGAATCTGGTCTCCTTAACCGATTGGAACTCCTTGTCCCAGGAAGTCACGTCGTTTGCCAAATGGTTCTTCGTGATTATGGGTGTCTGTCTTGTAACCGCAATCGTCTTTAACCGGCTGTTCATGAACCGGATTACCGGGACAATTGCCGTTATCGTCCGGTTTATGCGCCGGGTCGAGGACGGAGATCTGAATGCTAGAGTCGAGGAGAAGGGCGAGGATGAGCTTCTGCTGCTCTCGAAAGGCTTTAACAATCTGATGAAACGGATCAACGATCTGTTCGTGCAGGTGAAGAAGGAGCAGCGGCAGAAGACGGAAGCGGAGATGCGGGTGCTGCAGGCGCAGATCAAGCCGCATTTCCTGTTCAACACCCTGGAGTCCATCAATGTGCTTGCTATCCAAAACGAAGGCCGCAAGGTAAGCGAGATGGTATACCGGCTGGCGAGCATCCTGCGCATCAGCATTCAAGGCAAGGAAGAAATCACCCTGGAGGAAGAAATCAAACATCTGCAGAGCTATTTGGAGATCCAGAAGTTCCGGTTCGAGGATGTGTTCGACTATGAAATCGACATTCCGAAGGAGCTGATGCACAGCCGCATCCTCAAGCTGACGCTGCAGCCGCTGGTGGAGAACAGCATCCAGCACGGATTTGAAGGAATCTCGTACAAGGGGCTCATTCGGATATCGGCATGGAAGGAACTCGGCAATGTCATCATCCGGGTGGAAGACAACGGGCTTGGAATGACCCCGGAGCAGTTGTCGATGTTTGAATATATGGTGCATGACGATTCGATGTCGCAGCAGGCGAAGCTTCAAAATTTGAAGGTGAATCAGGAACGCCGCGGGCTTGGACTGCGGAGCGTAGCGGACCGCATACGCATTCAGTACGGGGATTACTACGGTCTGTTTATCTGCTCAAGCCGTCCCGGCGGCACCGTAATACAGTGTGTCATACCCAATTATGATAGGGGGGAAGGGCAGCGTGTTGAAGGTATTATTGGTCGATGA
- a CDS encoding glycoside hydrolase family 3 protein, which translates to MKWTAADLTLEQKVGQMFICGFNALTPNEHAKILVEQYQVGGICYFRRNVETLPQLAELSEALQRMAEETHRIPLLISIDQEGGMVARIDHDGISRIPGNMALGAAGSVEDCYEVARIGARELRSLGVNMNFAPCLDVNNNPRNPVIGVRSFGEDPEAVAALGAASIRGYQEEGVSATAKHFPGHGDTSVDSHLGRASVPHDRERLNRVELYPFIEAIKHGVDAIMTAHVSFPAIEPSDLPATLSRAVLTGLLREELGFEGLIVTDCLEMHAISKEYGIPEGAIRAIQAGADCVLVSHTLSEQTAAITAVIEAVRSGRIPMAQIDAAVGRILALKARNAKLAAELPVQPVARVSEETKQLLFDIAGRGVTLVKDEDRLPLQAEQPVAVIWPELLKATQVDEAWSKSYTLGNALRSRGVQADDVRVGTNMTDEEIEQALQAVKGYTQIVVATYTSESRLPEGQKKLVERLSELEGITLIVVATRNPYDLCDLPSVPTYLCTYENTPYYMQAAADVLLGKLKPGGRLPVGISETYPLGWSYNQNVAKR; encoded by the coding sequence ATGAAGTGGACCGCAGCAGATTTAACCTTGGAGCAAAAAGTTGGGCAAATGTTCATTTGCGGATTCAATGCGTTGACGCCTAACGAGCATGCGAAAATATTGGTCGAACAGTATCAGGTCGGCGGCATCTGTTATTTCCGCCGCAACGTTGAGACGCTGCCGCAGCTTGCGGAGCTGTCCGAAGCTCTCCAGCGTATGGCCGAGGAGACGCATCGCATCCCGCTGTTGATTTCCATCGACCAGGAGGGCGGCATGGTCGCCCGCATTGACCATGACGGGATCAGCCGCATTCCCGGAAATATGGCGCTCGGCGCTGCAGGCAGCGTCGAGGATTGCTATGAGGTGGCAAGGATCGGAGCCCGCGAGCTGCGCTCCCTCGGCGTGAACATGAACTTCGCCCCTTGCCTTGATGTCAACAATAATCCGCGCAATCCGGTCATCGGGGTGCGTTCCTTCGGCGAGGATCCTGAAGCGGTGGCAGCCCTTGGCGCGGCAAGCATCAGGGGGTATCAGGAAGAAGGCGTATCCGCTACGGCCAAGCATTTTCCCGGGCACGGCGATACGAGCGTCGATTCCCACCTCGGCAGAGCTTCGGTTCCACATGACAGAGAGCGCTTGAACCGGGTGGAGCTGTATCCGTTCATCGAAGCGATCAAGCATGGGGTAGACGCGATTATGACGGCCCATGTCAGCTTCCCGGCAATTGAGCCGAGTGATCTGCCGGCAACCTTATCCCGCGCGGTGTTGACCGGACTGCTCCGGGAGGAGCTGGGCTTCGAAGGGCTGATCGTAACCGACTGCCTGGAAATGCATGCTATTTCCAAAGAATACGGCATACCGGAAGGCGCCATCCGCGCCATCCAGGCCGGGGCGGACTGCGTGCTCGTCAGCCATACGCTCTCGGAGCAGACCGCGGCGATTACCGCTGTCATCGAGGCTGTTCGGAGCGGCAGAATTCCGATGGCGCAAATCGATGCTGCCGTGGGCCGGATCCTGGCTTTGAAGGCGCGTAATGCCAAGCTGGCAGCCGAGCTGCCGGTTCAACCCGTAGCCCGGGTGAGCGAGGAGACAAAGCAGCTGCTGTTCGATATTGCAGGAAGAGGCGTTACCCTTGTCAAAGACGAGGATCGGCTGCCGCTGCAGGCGGAGCAGCCAGTTGCGGTGATCTGGCCGGAGCTGCTTAAGGCCACCCAGGTTGATGAGGCTTGGAGCAAGAGCTATACGCTGGGCAACGCGCTTAGAAGCCGAGGGGTCCAAGCGGACGATGTGCGTGTCGGCACCAATATGACGGACGAAGAAATAGAGCAGGCGCTTCAAGCGGTGAAGGGGTATACGCAGATCGTGGTTGCCACGTATACTTCCGAAAGTCGGCTTCCGGAAGGCCAGAAGAAGCTGGTGGAGCGGCTGTCCGAGCTCGAAGGCATAACGTTGATCGTCGTAGCGACCCGCAACCCGTACGATCTTTGCGATCTCCCTTCGGTTCCAACGTATTTGTGCACGTATGAAAATACGCCATATTACATGCAAGCCGCGGCGGATGTGCTTCTTGGTAAGCTAAAGCCGGGCGGCAGACTCCCGGTCGGAATCAGCGAAACTTATCCGCTGGGCTGGAGCTATAATCAGAATGTTGCCAAGCGTTAA
- a CDS encoding carbohydrate ABC transporter permease: protein MRAMKKLIPHIFLMAYLLVILYPFLFVLFSSVKTDNQSIAANPFGLPDTFVLDNYVNAWVNAKISTYFWNSLYIGVLSACLSILFAAMLAFAITRMRYNRISVILFQCILLGMLIPNNSLMLPIYGIMRQLDILNTHLALILPYVANAIPFSVIILAAFMRSLPGEIEEAAVMDGLRSGGLFARIILPLTVPAIVTVFIINFLGNWNEFLLANYFLSNDELRTLPVGMVGFRDAYNMNYAQMSAGIVFSVLPVLIIYAILQEKIIEGVTAGSVKG, encoded by the coding sequence ATGAGAGCGATGAAGAAACTGATCCCGCATATTTTCCTGATGGCTTACCTGCTCGTCATTTTGTATCCGTTCCTGTTCGTTCTGTTCTCGTCGGTAAAGACGGATAACCAGTCGATCGCGGCCAACCCGTTCGGGCTGCCCGACACCTTCGTGCTCGACAATTATGTCAATGCGTGGGTGAACGCCAAGATCAGCACTTATTTCTGGAACAGCTTGTATATCGGCGTGCTGTCCGCATGCTTGTCGATCCTGTTTGCGGCGATGCTGGCCTTTGCCATTACGCGTATGCGCTACAACCGGATCAGCGTCATCCTCTTCCAGTGCATCCTGCTGGGCATGCTTATTCCGAACAATTCCTTGATGCTGCCGATCTATGGCATCATGCGTCAGTTGGACATTCTGAATACGCATCTGGCGCTCATTCTGCCTTACGTGGCAAATGCGATACCATTCTCCGTGATCATTTTGGCGGCTTTTATGCGCTCGTTGCCCGGAGAAATCGAGGAAGCCGCCGTCATGGATGGATTGAGGTCGGGGGGCTTGTTTGCTAGAATTATCTTGCCTCTGACCGTTCCGGCGATCGTAACCGTATTTATCATTAATTTTTTGGGGAATTGGAACGAGTTTTTGCTTGCTAACTATTTCTTGTCCAATGACGAGTTGCGAACACTTCCAGTCGGGATGGTCGGTTTCAGGGACGCTTACAACATGAACTACGCCCAAATGTCGGCGGGGATCGTATTCAGTGTTCTGCCGGTTCTGATCATCTATGCGATTCTTCAAGAGAAGATCATTGAAGGGGTCACCGCGGGAAGCGTGAAGGGGTAA